Proteins encoded by one window of Streptomyces uncialis:
- the recN gene encoding DNA repair protein RecN: MSVLEEMRIRSLGVIDDAVVELSPGFTAVTGETGAGKTMVVTSLGLLLGGRADPALVRMGAKSAVVEGRISVPPGAAAARRAEEAGAELDDGVLLISRTVSAEGRSRAHLGGRSVPVGLLAELADDLVAVHGQTDQQGLLKLSRQRQALDRYAGDAVAVPLGTYSAAYRRLRAVAGELATLTTRARERAQEADLLRFGLDEIAAVEPRAGEDTELAAEAERLGHAEALASGATAAHAALAGNPEDPEDIDAAALVAGAHRALDSVRSYDPALAALADRIGEIGILVGDVAGELAGYADDLDADPLRLAAVEERRAALGQLSRKYGGAEPGVAAVLRWAEEGTARLLELDGDDGRIGDLTTERDTLRAELSGLAQTLSDARREAAARFADAVTAELASLAMPHARVTVDIRHTDDPEGVEVGGRTVACGPAGADEVELLLAPHPGAPPRPIAKGASGGELSRVMLAVEVVFAGTDPVPTYLFDEVDAGVGGKAAVEIGRRLARLARSAQVVVVTHLPQVAAFADRQLLVEKTSDGSVTRSGVKVLEGEERVRELSRMLAGQEDSQTARAHAEELLATARADA, from the coding sequence ATGTCCGTGTTGGAGGAGATGCGGATACGGTCGCTCGGGGTCATCGACGACGCGGTGGTCGAGCTGTCGCCCGGATTCACCGCGGTGACGGGTGAGACCGGCGCGGGCAAGACGATGGTGGTCACCAGCCTGGGCCTGCTGCTGGGCGGGCGCGCGGACCCGGCCCTCGTACGGATGGGCGCGAAGTCGGCGGTCGTCGAAGGCCGGATCAGTGTGCCCCCGGGCGCCGCGGCGGCCCGGCGGGCCGAGGAGGCGGGGGCCGAGCTGGACGACGGCGTCCTGCTCATCAGCCGTACCGTTTCCGCGGAGGGCCGCTCCCGGGCCCATCTGGGGGGCAGATCCGTTCCGGTGGGCCTGCTCGCCGAACTCGCCGACGACCTCGTCGCCGTCCACGGGCAGACCGATCAGCAGGGGCTCCTCAAGCTCAGCCGTCAGCGGCAGGCCCTCGACCGGTACGCGGGCGACGCGGTGGCCGTCCCGCTCGGCACGTACAGCGCCGCCTACCGCAGGCTCCGTGCCGTGGCCGGGGAACTCGCCACCCTCACCACCCGCGCGCGGGAACGCGCTCAGGAAGCCGATCTGCTGCGTTTCGGACTGGACGAGATCGCCGCCGTGGAACCGCGCGCGGGCGAGGACACCGAGCTCGCCGCGGAGGCGGAACGCCTCGGGCACGCGGAGGCGCTCGCCTCCGGCGCGACCGCCGCCCACGCGGCGCTCGCCGGGAACCCCGAGGACCCGGAGGACATCGACGCGGCGGCGCTCGTCGCGGGCGCGCACCGCGCGCTGGACAGCGTCCGTTCGTACGATCCCGCGCTGGCCGCGCTCGCCGACCGGATCGGGGAGATCGGCATCCTGGTCGGTGATGTGGCGGGGGAGCTCGCCGGATACGCCGACGACCTCGACGCCGACCCGCTGCGGCTGGCGGCCGTGGAGGAGCGCCGTGCCGCGCTGGGACAGCTGTCCCGCAAGTACGGCGGCGCGGAGCCGGGCGTGGCCGCCGTGCTCCGCTGGGCGGAGGAAGGCACGGCCCGGCTGCTGGAACTCGACGGCGACGACGGCCGGATCGGTGACCTCACCACGGAACGGGACACCCTGCGCGCCGAACTCTCCGGCCTGGCGCAGACCCTGAGCGACGCCCGGCGGGAGGCGGCGGCCCGGTTCGCGGACGCCGTCACCGCGGAGCTGGCGTCCCTGGCGATGCCCCACGCGCGGGTGACCGTCGACATCCGGCACACCGACGACCCGGAGGGCGTCGAGGTCGGCGGCCGGACCGTGGCCTGCGGCCCGGCGGGCGCCGACGAGGTCGAACTGCTGCTGGCCCCGCACCCCGGTGCCCCGCCGCGGCCCATCGCGAAGGGCGCGTCCGGGGGTGAGCTGTCCCGTGTGATGCTCGCCGTGGAGGTCGTCTTCGCGGGGACGGACCCGGTGCCCACCTATCTGTTCGACGAGGTCGACGCGGGCGTCGGCGGCAAGGCGGCCGTCGAGATCGGGCGCAGGCTCGCCCGGCTCGCCAGGTCCGCGCAGGTCGTCGTCGTCACCCATCTGCCGCAGGTCGCCGCCTTCGCGGACCGCCAGCTCCTGGTGGAGAAGACCAGCGACGGCTCGGTCACCCGTTCCGGGGTGAAGGTCCTGGAGGGCGAGGAGCGTGTCCGGGAGCTGTCCCGGATGCTCGCCGGGCAGGAGGACTCGCAGACCGCCCGCGCGCACGCGGAGGAACTGCTGGCCACCGCCCGCGCGGACGCCTGA
- a CDS encoding TlyA family RNA methyltransferase produces MAGVARRRLDAELVRRKLARSREQASQLIADGRVTVGGAIAVKPATQVETSAAIVVKQDDNDPDYVSRGGHKLAGAFGAFVPLGLVVEGRRALDAGASTGGFTDVLLRSGAAHVVAVDVGYGQLAWSLQSDDRVTVKDRTNVRELTLEAIDGRPVGLVVGDLSFIPLGLVLPALARCAAADADLVLMVKPQFEVGKERLGSGGVVRSPELRAEAVRGVARQAAELGLGVRGVTASPLPGPSGNVEYFLWLRAGAPALDPADVDRAVAEGPR; encoded by the coding sequence GTGGCAGGAGTGGCACGCCGCCGCCTCGACGCCGAACTGGTCCGCCGCAAGCTCGCCCGCTCGCGTGAGCAGGCCAGCCAGTTGATCGCCGACGGCCGGGTGACCGTCGGCGGCGCCATCGCGGTGAAACCCGCGACCCAGGTGGAGACCAGCGCCGCCATCGTCGTCAAGCAGGACGACAACGACCCCGACTACGTCTCGCGCGGTGGCCACAAGCTCGCCGGGGCGTTCGGCGCCTTCGTCCCCCTGGGGCTGGTCGTCGAGGGGCGCCGCGCTCTTGACGCGGGTGCCTCCACGGGGGGTTTCACCGATGTCCTGCTGCGTTCGGGCGCCGCTCATGTGGTGGCCGTCGACGTCGGGTACGGACAACTCGCCTGGTCGCTCCAGAGCGATGACCGGGTCACCGTCAAGGACCGGACGAATGTGCGGGAGTTGACGCTGGAGGCCATCGACGGCCGGCCGGTGGGCCTGGTGGTGGGTGACCTGTCGTTCATCCCGCTGGGGCTGGTGCTGCCCGCCCTCGCGCGCTGCGCCGCCGCCGACGCCGACCTGGTGCTGATGGTGAAGCCGCAGTTCGAGGTGGGCAAGGAGCGGCTGGGCAGCGGCGGGGTGGTGCGCAGCCCGGAGCTGCGCGCCGAAGCGGTGCGCGGCGTCGCGCGGCAGGCCGCGGAACTCGGCCTCGGGGTGCGCGGGGTGACCGCCAGTCCGCTGCCGGGTCCCTCGGGGAACGTCGAGTACTTTCTGTGGTTGCGGGCGGGAGCACCGGCACTCGACCCGGCGGATGTTGATCGGGCAGTGGCGGAGGGGCCGCGTTGA
- a CDS encoding SCP2 sterol-binding domain-containing protein, with protein MATIEECRTALDTLSDNLATADGGVRAATAMDRSLSCHITDLDTTFVGRLTDGRIHVVDTVRGAPPDRAQIRLAMTGDDLVALVAGRLNFAKAWGTGRIKLEAGFRDLLRLRTLL; from the coding sequence ATGGCGACGATCGAGGAGTGCCGTACGGCACTCGACACACTCTCGGACAATCTGGCGACCGCCGACGGCGGTGTTCGCGCGGCCACGGCGATGGACCGCTCGCTGAGCTGCCACATCACGGACCTGGACACCACATTCGTGGGGCGACTCACGGATGGCCGGATCCATGTGGTGGACACGGTGCGGGGCGCTCCCCCGGACCGGGCGCAGATCCGGCTGGCCATGACCGGCGACGATCTGGTGGCCCTGGTGGCCGGCCGGCTGAACTTCGCCAAGGCATGGGGCACCGGCCGGATCAAACTGGAGGCCGGTTTCCGGGATCTGCTGCGACTGCGCACCCTGCTCTGA
- a CDS encoding HAD hydrolase-like protein, producing MSQTVRTRPEGSARALNEAYDTALLDLDGVVYAGGNAIAYAVASLETARDAGMRLAYVTNNALRTPDAVAAHLTELGIPTGAGEVITSAQAVARLISEEVPAGARVLVIGGEGLRVALRERGLTPVESADDDPAAVVQGFGGPELPWGRFAEAAYAVARGVPWYASNTDLTIPSGRGIAPGNGAAVEVVRIATGAEPRVAGKPLPPMHRETILRTGARRPLVVGDRLDTDIEGAFNGDVDSLLVLTGVTDGAGLLAAPPQHRPTYVDADLRGLLTGQPEVVPGEAPAGVEGAAGPVFRCGGWIAWAGPDRLEVAEQGSGKTLDGLRALCAAAWTAAGDGVCELDGGKALARIGL from the coding sequence ATGAGCCAGACCGTCAGGACCCGGCCCGAGGGCAGTGCGCGTGCGCTGAACGAGGCGTACGACACCGCGCTGCTCGATCTGGACGGAGTGGTGTACGCGGGCGGCAACGCCATCGCGTACGCCGTCGCCTCCCTGGAGACGGCGCGTGACGCGGGGATGCGGCTCGCCTATGTGACGAACAACGCCCTGCGTACTCCTGACGCGGTCGCCGCGCACCTCACCGAGCTGGGCATACCGACCGGCGCGGGAGAGGTCATCACTTCGGCGCAGGCGGTGGCACGGCTCATCAGTGAGGAGGTGCCGGCCGGTGCCCGGGTGCTGGTGATCGGCGGTGAGGGGCTGCGGGTCGCGCTGCGGGAGCGGGGACTGACCCCGGTGGAGTCGGCGGACGACGACCCTGCGGCGGTCGTCCAGGGGTTCGGAGGGCCTGAGCTGCCCTGGGGGCGGTTCGCCGAGGCCGCCTACGCCGTGGCGCGCGGGGTGCCCTGGTACGCGTCGAACACCGATCTGACGATCCCGAGCGGACGGGGCATCGCCCCCGGCAACGGTGCGGCGGTGGAGGTCGTACGGATCGCCACCGGGGCCGAACCCCGGGTCGCGGGGAAGCCGTTGCCGCCGATGCACCGGGAGACGATCCTGCGTACCGGCGCCCGGCGGCCCTTGGTGGTGGGTGACCGGCTGGACACCGACATCGAGGGCGCGTTCAACGGCGATGTCGACTCGCTGCTCGTCCTCACCGGGGTGACCGACGGGGCGGGGCTGCTGGCCGCGCCGCCGCAGCATCGGCCCACCTATGTCGACGCGGATCTGCGGGGTCTGCTGACCGGGCAGCCGGAGGTCGTGCCGGGGGAGGCCCCGGCGGGCGTCGAAGGGGCGGCGGGTCCGGTCTTCCGTTGCGGTGGCTGGATCGCGTGGGCCGGGCCGGACCGGCTGGAGGTGGCCGAACAGGGGAGCGGCAAGACCCTGGACGGGCTGCGGGCGCTGTGCGCGGCGGCCTGGACCGCCGCCGGGGACGGGGTCTGCGAGCTGGACGGTGGGAAGGCCCTGGCCCGTATCGGCCTGTGA
- a CDS encoding NAD kinase, giving the protein MTQNRIRTVFLLAHTGRPAAIRSAELVVQGLLRAGLRVRVLEAEASDLPLPSEVELVQEATPASLDGCELLIVLGGDGTLLRGAEFARASGVPMLGVNLGRVGFLAEAERDDLDRVVDRVVTRAYEVEERMTIDVVVHRNGDVVHTDWALNEAAIQKVSPERMLEVVLEVDGRPVTGFGCDGIVCATPTGSTAYAFSAGGPVVWPEVEALLMVPISAHALFAKPLVTSPNSVLAVEVQPHTPHGVLWCDGRRTIELPAGARVEVRRGAVPVRLARLHHASFTDRLVAKFALPVSGWRGAPQ; this is encoded by the coding sequence TTGACGCAGAACCGGATTCGTACTGTTTTCCTTCTGGCGCACACCGGACGGCCCGCCGCCATCCGCAGTGCCGAACTCGTCGTCCAGGGGCTGCTCCGGGCGGGGCTGCGGGTGAGGGTGCTGGAGGCGGAGGCTTCCGACCTGCCGTTGCCTTCGGAGGTCGAGCTCGTCCAGGAGGCCACTCCGGCGTCCCTCGACGGGTGCGAGCTGCTGATCGTGCTCGGCGGGGACGGCACGCTGCTGCGGGGTGCCGAGTTCGCCCGGGCCTCCGGGGTGCCGATGCTCGGGGTCAACCTCGGGCGGGTGGGCTTCCTCGCCGAGGCCGAACGCGACGATCTCGACCGGGTGGTCGACCGGGTGGTCACCCGCGCCTACGAGGTCGAGGAGCGGATGACCATCGATGTGGTGGTCCACCGCAACGGCGATGTCGTCCACACGGACTGGGCGCTCAACGAGGCCGCGATCCAGAAGGTGTCGCCCGAGCGGATGCTGGAGGTGGTCCTGGAGGTCGACGGACGGCCCGTGACCGGCTTCGGCTGCGACGGCATCGTCTGCGCCACGCCCACCGGCTCCACCGCCTACGCCTTCTCCGCCGGTGGACCTGTCGTGTGGCCAGAGGTCGAGGCGCTGCTCATGGTCCCGATCAGCGCGCACGCGCTCTTCGCCAAACCGCTGGTGACCTCCCCGAACTCCGTGCTCGCCGTCGAGGTGCAGCCGCACACCCCGCACGGAGTGCTGTGGTGCGACGGCCGCCGGACCATCGAGCTGCCCGCCGGTGCCCGGGTCGAGGTGCGGCGGGGCGCGGTGCCCGTACGGCTCGCGCGGCTGCATCACGCGTCGTTCACGGACCGGCTGGTGGCGAAGTTCGCCCTGCCCGTGTCCGGTTGGCGGGGCGCCCCGCAGTGA
- a CDS encoding glycosyltransferase family 4 protein, whose protein sequence is MSSHAPHGQTPLRTVQVLGGGSAGSGAHVRSLSAGLVARGVRVTVCAPAEVGESHTFDAVGARYAPVARRGDPASVAALRAECADADLVHAHGVNAGLRAALALRGLRVPLVVTWHARVHAQGPRAQVVRLMERRVARAASVVLGTCCDLVDRARRRGARDARLAAVAFPARDTDPAEDMSPEDREVVRGKARAELGAVGRPLLVAVGSLDAHRGYETLLDAAHTWLGLDPVPLLVIAGEGPLRGQLQRRIEAERLPVRLLGRRDDSPEILAGADAALLTSRWEARSPVAQEALRARVPLIASAVGGTPELVGDAASLVPYGDAGALGDAVARVLGDAAYRDALRDRGVAQAATWPTEDETVAQVLSVYDELTRPLVLR, encoded by the coding sequence GTGAGCAGCCATGCGCCGCACGGTCAGACCCCGCTGCGTACCGTGCAGGTGCTCGGTGGCGGGAGTGCGGGCAGCGGCGCGCATGTGCGGTCGCTGTCGGCCGGTCTGGTCGCGAGGGGCGTGCGGGTGACGGTGTGCGCCCCCGCCGAGGTGGGGGAGAGCCATACGTTCGACGCGGTGGGTGCCCGGTACGCGCCGGTGGCCCGGCGCGGCGACCCCGCGTCCGTGGCGGCGCTGCGGGCCGAGTGCGCGGACGCGGACCTCGTACACGCGCACGGGGTGAACGCCGGGCTGCGGGCCGCGCTCGCCCTGCGCGGGCTGAGGGTGCCGCTGGTCGTCACCTGGCACGCGCGCGTGCACGCGCAGGGGCCACGCGCGCAGGTGGTGCGGCTGATGGAGCGCCGGGTCGCGCGGGCCGCGTCCGTGGTGCTCGGTACCTGCTGCGATTTAGTGGACCGGGCCCGGCGGCGGGGTGCCAGGGACGCGCGGTTGGCGGCCGTGGCGTTCCCCGCGCGGGACACGGACCCGGCCGAGGACATGAGCCCGGAGGACCGTGAGGTCGTCCGGGGCAAGGCGCGGGCCGAACTGGGCGCGGTCGGACGGCCGCTGCTCGTCGCCGTCGGCTCCCTCGACGCGCACCGGGGCTACGAGACCCTGCTGGACGCCGCGCACACGTGGCTGGGGCTGGACCCCGTGCCGCTGCTGGTCATCGCGGGGGAGGGGCCGCTCAGGGGGCAGCTCCAGCGGCGGATCGAGGCGGAGCGGCTGCCGGTCCGGCTGCTGGGCCGCCGGGACGACTCGCCGGAGATCCTGGCCGGGGCCGACGCGGCGCTGCTGACCAGTCGCTGGGAGGCGCGCTCGCCGGTGGCACAGGAGGCGCTGCGGGCGCGGGTGCCGCTGATCGCCAGCGCGGTCGGCGGTACGCCCGAGCTGGTGGGGGACGCCGCGTCGCTCGTGCCCTACGGTGACGCGGGCGCCCTCGGGGACGCCGTCGCGCGGGTCCTGGGCGACGCCGCGTACCGTGACGCGCTGCGGGACCGGGGGGTCGCCCAGGCGGCGACATGGCCCACCGAGGACGAGACCGTGGCGCAGGTCCTCAGCGTGTACGACGAGCTGACCCGGCCGCTGGTGCTGCGCTGA